From the genome of Chroicocephalus ridibundus chromosome 1, bChrRid1.1, whole genome shotgun sequence, one region includes:
- the LOC134518104 gene encoding regucalcin has product MSSVRIECIVSEGFGIGESPVWDEKEGALLCVDITGRKVCRWSPLTQRVQAIAVDAPVSSVALRKSGDYVITLGTRFAALKWKEQLVTTITHVDKDKPNNRFNDGKVDPAGRYFAGTMAEEIRPAVLERHQGSLYTLFSDLSVVKHFDQVDISNGLDWSLDHKTFFYIDSLSYSVDAFDYDLQTGKIGNRRSIYKLEKEESIPDGMCIDTEGKLWVACYDGGRVIRLDPETGKRLQTVKLPVDKTTSCCFGGKDYSEMYVTSASCGMDKEWLSRQPQAGGVFKITGLGVKGVPPYPFAG; this is encoded by the exons ATGTCGTCGGTGAGGATCGAGTGCATTGTCAGCGAGGGCTTCGGGATCGGGGAGTCGCCCGTGTGGGACGAGAAGGAGGGCGCGCTCCTCTGCGTGGACATCACGGGCAGGAAGGTGTGCCGCTGGAGCCCCCTCACGCAGCGGGTGCAGGCCATCGCCGTGG ATGCTCCTGTGAGCTCCGTGGCTCTCCGGAAATCTGGGGACTACGTCATCACCCTGGGAACCAGGTTTGCTGCTTTGAAATGGAAAGAGCAGCTAGTAACCACCATTACTCATGTGGACAAGGATAAGCCAAACAACAGATTCAATGATGGGAAAGTGGATCCTGCAGGGAGGTATTTCGCAG GTACGATGGCGGAGGAGATTCGACCTGCTGTGCTGGAAAGACACCAGGGCTCTCTGTATACACTCTTCTCCGACCTCTCAGTGGTGAAGCACTTTGATCAGGTGGACATTTCTAATGGGCTGGACTGGTCACTGGATCACAAAACCTTCTTTTACATTGACAGTTTGTCCTACTCAGTGGATGCCTTTGATTATGACCTCCAAACTGGAAAAATCG GCAACCGTAGGAGTATATACaaactggaaaaagaggaaagcattCCTGATGGGATGTGCATTGATACAGAAGGCAAACTCTGGGTAGCTTGTTATGATGGTGGGAGAGTGATTCGTCttgaccctgagacag gaaaaagaCTCCAGACTGTGAAACTTCCTGTTGACAAGACAACTTCCTGCTGTTTCGGAGGAAAAGATTATTCAGAAATGTATGTGACTTCTGCCAGTTGTGGGATGGATAAAGAGTGGCTTTCACGGCAGCCGCAGGCTGGCGGGGTTTTTAAG ATAACTGGGCTAGGGGTGAAAGGAGTCCCACCTTATCCATTTGCAGGTTAA
- the LOC134522269 gene encoding regucalcin-like produces the protein MSSSIKIESVVKEKNRMGECPVWEERENALVYVDINSQKVCRWSPLTNEVQSVSVDARVGSVALRQCGGYVITLGTRFAFLDWDTQVVTTILEVEQDKPNNRFNDGKVDPKGRFFAGTMAEETAPGVRARRQGALYTLFPDHSVIKQLDQVDISNGLDWSLDHRTFFHIDSLAYAVHAFSYDVHTGLIACPRVLYRLEKEEQMPDGMCIDAEGKLWVACIDAGRVIRIDPETGKRIQTVRLPASRITSCCFGGKDYSEMYVTSAYDGLDEAALAKEPHAGEIFKITGLGVKGIPQNFYAA, from the exons ATGTCTTCCTCCATCAAAATTGAATCTGTCGTGAAGGAGAAGAACAGGATGGGAGAGTGCCCAGtctgggaagaaagggagaacgCACTTGTCTATGTAGACATTAACTCACAGAAAGTTTGCCGCTGGAGCCCACTCACCAACGAGGTGCAGAGCGTGTCTGTGG ATGCCCGCGTTGGCTCGGTAGCGTTGCGACAGTGCGGGGGCTACGTCATCACCCTGGGGACCAGGTTTGCCTTTCTGGACTGGGACACTCAGGTGGTCACCACCATCCTCGAGGTTGAGCAGGATAAACCCAACAACAGGTTCAATGATGGGAAAGTGGATCCAAAGGGCAGGTTTTTTGCTG GTACGATGGCTGAAGAGACGGCACCGGGGGTCCGAGCGAGGCGGCAAGGCGCTCTCTATACCCTTTTCCCTGACCATTCGGTAATAAAACAGTTAGACCAGGTGGACATCTCCAATGGTCTGGATTGGTCCCTGGACCACAGGACCTTCTTTCACATCGACAGCCTGGCATACGCTGTGCATGCCTTCAGCTATGATGTGCACACTGGACTGATCG cctgccccagggtTTTGTACCGTCTAGAAAAGGAGGAGCAAATGCCTGACGGGATGTGCATTGATGCGGAAGGGAAGCTCTGGGTGGCCTGTATTGATGCTGGGAGAGTCATTCGTATAGACCCAGAAACAG gaaaaagaaTCCAAACTGTGAGGCTGCCTGCTTCGAGGATCACCTCGTGCTGCTTTGGTGGAAAAGACTACTCAGAAATGTATGTGACCTCTGCGTACGATGGACTGGATGAGGCCGCCTTAGCCAAGGAACCTCACGCGGGAGAGATTTTCAAG aTAACAGGCCTGGGTGTGAAAGGGATCCCACAGAATTTCTATGCTGCTTGA